AGCGGATGCATTTGTATCGGCAGGAAGTTCGGGTGCCATATTAGTCGGCGGACAGGTTATTGTAGGCAGGATCAAAGGAATCGAGAGACCACCGTTAGCACCGCTTATTCCGACAGAAAAGGGCGTGTCACTTCTGATCGACTGCGGGGCGAATGTAGATGCAAGGGCATCACATCTTGTTCAGTTTGCAAAGATGGGTTCCATTTATATGGAGAATGTACTTGGAATCAAAAATCCGAGAGTAGCGATCGTTAATATCGGTGCAGAGGAAGAAAAAGGAAATGCACTGGTAAAAGAGACATTTCCGCTTTTGAAAGAATGTACGGATATTAATTTTGTGGGCAGTATTGAGGCTCGTGAGATCCCGCATGGAGAGGCAGATGTGATCGTTTGTGAGGCATTTGTTGGAAATGTAATTTTAAAGCTGTATGAAGGGTTAGCAGGAACGCTTGTCGGAGCAATAAAAAAAGGCATGATGAGTACCGTAAGAAGTAAAATCGGTGCGGCACTTGCACTTCCGGCATTAAAGTCAACATTAAAAGCGTTTGATGCAACTCAGTATGGCGGCGCTCCTTTATTAGGACTGAATGGACTTGTGGTAAAGACTCATGGAAGTGCGAAAGCAGTTGAGATTACCAATTCCATTTTTCAATGTGTGACGTTCAAAGAGCAGGACATCAACGGAAAAATCAGAAAAAATATTATAAGTTCAACGGAACAGGAAGGAATGTAAAGTTATGGAATTTGAAAAACTGAAAAAAATCATTGCAGAGGTATTAAATGTAGATGAGGAGGAGATCACAATGGATACCACTTTTGTGGATGATCTTGGAGCTGACTCCCTTGATATTTTTCAGATCATTATGGGAATTGAAGAAGAATTCGATATCGAGATCGCAAATGAGGATGCTGAGCATATCGTGACAGTTGCAGATGCAGTTGAGCAGATCAAAAATGCTTTAAACTAAATAAAAGGATAACGTATGCCCTTGTTGAAGACAAAATCTTGTCAGGCAAGGGCTTTTCCGTTATTATAATAAAAAACAGAGTCTTTTTTATATTTTGCTGGACGGACAGTAAGGTAGAAAAAAGCCCCTGACTAGGGAGGATGAAATGTCAAAGTTACAGGAATTGCAGAATCGGATAGGATATACATTTGAGAAAGAAGGTTTATTGCGTCAGGCACTGACACACAGTTCATATGCCAATGAAAAGCATATGAAAAAACATTCTGACAATGAGCGGCTGGAGTTTTTAGGGGATGCAGTTTTAGAGATCGTATCGAGTGATTTTCTGTACCGCAATTATCCGGATCTGCCGGAGGGGGATCTGACAAAACTTCGCGCAAGTATCGTTTGTGAGCCGACACTTGCACTTTGCACCAGAGAGATGGATCTTGGTGATTATCTGTTGCTTGGCAAAGGTGAGAACCAGACAGGTGGAAGAAAGCGTAAGTCAATTTTATCAGATGCATTAGAGTCTGTGATCGGAGCCATTTATTTAGACGGTGGTTTTGAGCCGGCGAAAAAGTTTATACATAAATTTATCCTGACAGATATTGAACACAAAAAGCTGTTTTATGACAGCAAGACTATTTTACAGGAGGTTGTGCAGGGCAATTATAAGGAGAGTCTGCATTACGAACTGATTTCAGAAGAAGGACCGGATCATGATAAAAAGTTTTCGGTCGAAGCACGCATCGGAGATAAAGTGATCGGGGAGGGATGCGGTCACACGAAAAAAGCGGCAGAGCAGGAAGCTGCCTACCAGGCACTTTTGCTTTTGAAACCAAAACTGTAAAGAATGAGGTTTAGTATGTATCTGAAAAGTATTGAAGTGCAGGGATTTAAATCATTTGCGAATAAGATCGTTTTTGATTTTCATAACGGGATCACAGGAATTGTGGGACCAAACGGCAGTGGTAAGAGCAATGTCGGAGATGCGGTGCGCTGGGTTCTTGGTGAACAGAGTGCAAAGCAGCTTCGTGGTGCCAGCATGCAGGATATTATTTTTGCGGGAACGGAAAACCGTAAGCCGCTCAGTTATGCCTATGTTGCGATCACACTTGACAATGCGGATCATAAACTTCCTGTAGATTATGAGGAAGTTACGGTCGCAAGGCGTGTGTACCGCTCCGGGGAGAGTGAGTACCTGCTCAACGGCAATACCTGCCGTCTGAAAGATGTGACCGAGCTGTTTTATGATACCGGTATCGGAAAAGAAGGATATTCCATTATCGGACAGGGACAGATCGAGAAAATCCTAAACGGTAAACCGGAAGAACGGCGAGAGCTGTTTGACGAGGCTGCCGGAATTGTAAAATATAAAAAGCGCAAGGCAACTGCGCAGAAAAAGTTAGAGAATGAGCGTGAAAATCTGGTTCGTGTCAATGATATCTTAAGTGAACTGGAGCGCCAGGTTGGTCCACTTCAAAAACAGGCAGAAAAAGCGCATGTTTATTTAAAGAAAAAAGAAGAATTAAAAACATATGATGTCAATATGTTTCTGATGGAGATGACACGTATTGACGCACAGCTTCGTGAGGTAGAAGAAAAGTGCGGCATTGCCAATGCACAGCTGAATGAGTCAAAAGATTCTTATGAGCAGGTCAAAACGGAATATGAGCGCATGGAATCAGAGATTGAACAGTTAGAGCAGGCAATCACCGCAGTGCGTGATAACCTGAGCGGTTCTACTGTTTTAAAAGGAAAATTAGAAGGTCAGATCAATGTCTTAAAAGAGCAGATCCATACAGCGGAGATGACGGACGAGCATTTAAAAAACAGGCTGGATTCCATCGAAAAAGACAGACAGGAGCGCATCGGACAGAAAGAAGTTTATGGCAGGGAACGGGAAGAACTCTTAGAGGCATTAGCCGGGATCTCTGAGAGAAAGCAGGCTGCCGAAAAAGAATTAGAAGATCTGCGAAATGGAATGAAAGAATGCAGTGATGGGATTGAACGTGGAAAGAGCGAGATCATCGAACTTCTTAATAACAAGGCATCCATCAAGGCGAGACAGCAGCGTTTTGATACGATGGCAGAGCAGATCAATATCCGTAAAGCGAAACTTACACAGAGACTTCTTGCCAGAAAGACAGAGGAAGAAGATTTAGATAATGTGCTGTCTGCGTATCAGCAGGAATTAGATGATGTCAATGAAACGATCCGCGGGTTGAAAGAAGTGACGGCTGCAATGGAAGAAAAGAACCGCGAGTGGCGCAGAAAGTATTCCGGGACCAGTCAGAAACTAGAGCAGGATGTTACCAGATACCATAAAGAACAGTCCAGATTAGAAACCTTAAAAAATATCGCAGAACGTTACGATGGGTATGGAAACAGTATCCGTCGTGTAATGGAGCAGAAAGACAGACACAGAGGAATTTTAGGTGTAGTATCAGATCTGATCCAGGTTGAGAAAAAATATGAAGTTGCGATCGAGACTGCATTAGGCGGAAGTATCCAGAATATTGTCACAGAGGATGAAGATACAGCAAAGCAGATGATCGCTTATCTGAAGCAGAACCGTTATGGAAGGGCAACATTTCTTCCTCTTACGAGCGTGAACGGCAGCGGTGGTTTTAAAAATCAGGAAGCATTGCGTGAACGTGGTGTCATAGGACTTGCAAGTACGCTGGTAAAAAATGATGCAAGATATGATGGTGTGACGAATTATCTGCTTGGCAGGGTAGTTGTTGCGGAGACGATTGATGATGCCATTGCATTAGCAAGAAAATACCGCTACTCTTTTCGCATCGTAACGCTTGAGGGTGAGTGCTTAAATCCGGGTGGTTCCATGACCGGTGGTGCATTTAAAAATACCAGTAATCTTCTTGCAAGAAGACGTGAAGTGGAAGAACTTGAAACACTTGTAGCTACACTGCAAAGCCAGATCAAAGAGTCGAGAGACCGCCTGGAAGATATCAAAACAGCACAATCGCTGTTAGAAGAAGACATGGAAAGCAGTAAGGAAAAACTGCAGGAACAGTATATTTTACAGAATACGGCAAAAATGAACTTAGATCGTGCCACAGAGCAGAAAAACGAGAGGGAATCTGTTTTTGCAGGTCTTAATGCAGAGAGAACTGAGATCGAGGAGCAGCTTGCAGAACTTGAACAAAATAAAGTACAGATCGTGGCTGAGATCGAGAATGCAGCAGTCCGTGAAAAAGAGATCGAACAGGAAAATGAAGAGTTTGGAAAGCGTTTAGAGGAATATCAGACGAAGGAGAAAGAAGCGGCAGAGCTAGTTTCAAAGATCGCTTTAGAGGAAGCTGGTATCCGGCAGAAGGCAGAATTTGCGCAGTCTAATATTTCACGTATCCTAAGTGAAATCACAAGATTTTCACAGGAAAGAGAGCAGTTAGTCACACAGGCAGGAGAGGCGAAAGAAGAGGCAAAGCAGAAAACGCTTGAGATCGAGGAGCTGAAAAAGACGATTCTTGCTTCGGATGATACACATGCCGGTTTAGAACAGCAGCTTAACGATTATACGCAGAAGAAAGAAGAGATGTCGGCTGCACAGAAAGGATTTTTCCGGAAAAGGGAGGAAATGTCAGATCAGATCGCTGATCTCGACAAAGAAGTGTTCCGATTGAACAGCCAGCATGAAAAGCTCGATGAAGCGAGAGAATATCAGACGAATTATATGTGGCAGGAATATGAGCTGACACTTCATGCTGCGATGGATCTTAGGGATGATTCTTATGCTGATCCTGCAGCATTAAAGAAAATGATCACACAGATCAAAGACGATATCCGGAGACTCGGTGATGTCAATGTCAATGCGATCGAGGATTATAAAGAGATATCGGAACGTTATGAGTTTTTAAAAACGCAGCATGATGATCTGATCGAGGCGGAGAAAACGCTGCTCGGTATCATTGAGGAACTCGATACAGGAATGCGTAAACAGTTCATGGAAAAATTTGCAGAGATCCAGAAACAGTTTGATACGGTATTTAAAGAACTGTTCGGTGGTGGAAAAGGTACACTTGAACTGGTGGAAGATGAGGATATCCTAGAGTGCGGTATCCGTATCATTGCACAGCCGCCCGGAAAGAAACTGCAGAATATGATGCAGATGTCCGGTGGAGAAAAGTCACTGACAGCGATCGCTCTGTTATTTGCGATCCAGAATTTAAAGCCATCGCCGTTTTGTCTGTTAGATGAGATTGAGGCGGCACTTGATGACTCAAACGTAACAAGGTTTGCAAAGTATCTGCATAAGCTGACAAAGAACACACAGTTTATTGTGATCACGCACAGACGTGGTACAATGGCTGCAGCAGACCGTCTTTACGGTATCACGATGCAGGAAAAAGGTGTTTCAACACTGGTTTCCGTTAATCTGATCGAAAACGATTTAGATAAATAATATTTGGACAAATAAGAAAGGCAGGATGTATGGGAGAAGAAAAAAAAGGATTCTGGAGCCGTCTGGTCTCCGGACTCAGCAAGACGAGAGATAACATCGTATCCGGGATCGATTCGATCTTCAGCGGATTTTCCAGTATTGATGATGATTTTTATGAAGAAATCGAAGAAATCCTGATCATGGGGGATATCGGTGTCAATGCGACGGAGTCGATCATTGAGAATCTCAAAGAAAAAGTAAAAGAAAATAAGATCAAAGATCCGGCAGAGTGCAAGGAACTTCTTATCAACAGTATCAAAGAACAGATGGATGTCGGAGAAACTGCGTACCGGTTTGAAAATGAAAAGTCTGTGGTACTTGTCATCGGTGTAAACGGTGTAGGAAAGACGACTTCCGTTGGAAAACTGGCTGGCAAATTAAAAGATCAAGGGAAAAAGGTTGTTCTTGCAGCAGCCGACACGTTCCGTGCAGCAGCAGGTGACCAGTTGTTAGAATGGGCAAACCGTGCCGGTGTTGAGATGATCGGTGGACAGGAAGGGGCAGATCCGGCGGCAGTCGTATATGATGCGGTCGCAGCAGCAAAAGCGAGAAATGCGGATGTACTGCTCTGCGATACGGCTGGACGTCTCCATAATAAGAAAAATCTCATGGAAGAATTAAAGAAAATCAACCGTATTCTGGAAAAAGAATATCCGGATGCATACCGTGAGACTCTGGTGGTCTTAGATGCAACAACAGGTCAGAATGCACTTGCCCAGGCAAGACAATTTTCGGAAGTAGCAGAAATTACGGGTATCATTTTAACAAAGATGGATGGCACCGCCAAAGGTGGTATCGCTGTTGCAATCCATTCAGAACTTGGAATCCCGGTCAAATATATCGGTGTCGGAGAGACGATCGAGGATCTGCAGAAGTTTGATTCCAATGAATTTGTAAATGCACTTTTTGATGTAAAAGATCAGGCAGAATAATAAACAGATGAAGGAGAAAATAAATGTTAACATTAGACAAGTTTGAGGAAGCTAGTGAAAAAGTAAAAGAAGTCACTTTAGAGACAAAACTGGTATACTCTGATTTCTTAAGTGAACAGACAGGAAACAAAGTATATTTAAAACCGGAGAATATGCAGTTTACCGGTGCGTACAAAGTGCGTGGCGCTTATTATAAGATCAGCACGTTGACGGAGGCAGAACGTAAGAAAGGACTCATCACTGCATCAGCAGGAAATCATGCGCAGGGTGTTGCCTACGCTGCAAAATGCTATGGCTGCAAAGCTGTCATCGTGATGCCGACAACAACACCTTTGATCAAAGTAAACCGTACCAAGAGCTATGGCGCTGAGGTTGTTCTCTATGGAGATGTTTATGATGAGGCATGCCAGAAGGCATATGAGTTAGCAGAGGAAAAAGGATATACATTCATTCATCCGTTTGATGATCTTGCAGTGGCAACCGGACAGGGAACGATCGCAATGGAAATCTTTAAAGAACTTCCGCTTGTGGAATATATCTTAGTTCCGATCGGTGGAGGCGGACTTGCAACAGGTGTATCTACACTTGCAAAACTGTTAAATCCAAAGATCAAGGTGATCGGTGTGGAACCGGCAGGTGCAAACTGTATGCAGGCTTCTTTTAAAGCAGGAAAAGTAACGACACTGCCAAGTGTCAACACGATCGCAGACGGTACTGCAGTAAAGACACCGGGCAGCAAGATATTCCCATATATCAAAAAGAACTTAGACGATATCATTACGGTTGAGGATGATGAGCTTGTTGTTGCATTCCTCGATATGGTGGAAAACCATAAAATGGTTGTGGAAAACTCGGGCCTTCTTACGGTAGCAGCGTTGAAACATCTTGGTGTAAAAGATAAACGTGTCGTATCAATCTTAAGTGGTGGTAACATGGATGTGATCACAATGTCTTCCGTGGTACAGCAGGGACTTATCTTCCGTGACCGTATCTTTACGGTATCTGTACTTCTTCCGGATAAGCCGGGCGAATTGTCAAAAGTAGCCGCAACGATTGCAGCAGAGCAGGGAAATGTGATTAAGTTAGAGCATAATCAGTTTATCAGCACAAACCGCAATGCAGCCGTGGAGCTTCGTATCACTTTAGAGTGCTTTGGTACCGATCACAAAAATCAGATCATCAAAGCATTAGAGAAAAATGGTTATAAACCGAAATTAGTCAGAGCAAGTCTGTAAGATTCTAAAAAAATAAGGAATTTCGTTAAAAGAAAACGAAATTCCTTATTTTGATCTATGCAATAAATCTGCTTCTGATATTACATGAGAGCATATGCAGTTAAATCTGCTATGATACCGTGTAAGACTGACCTGTCATTGTAAGACTGTCAATACTTGCACCGGAGTGGTTTAAATGGATACCGAGTGTGAGATCAGAACCGGAATTCGGATCAAAAATCAGTTTCACGGAATTGCCGGAGATTGAGGTGGATGCTGTATATCCTGCAACCTCAACCTGGTCGATCGAGTTATTGAAAGAAAGCGTCAGGGTAACACTGCCGGTCACATTGCTCCAATTTACGGCAACCAGACCTTTTCCGCCACCGTCCCATCTGTCCCATACACCTATGTAGGTCGCAGTTACGGAACCGGCTGCGGCATTTGAACCACTTGCAAGGTAAATGCCTTCTGTATGTTCTGGTGTCAGATAAATTGCAGGTTTCTGATATTTATTTTTCATTGGAACCTCCATTCCTGCGCAGTTTTGCGCAAGTACAAAACAGGTTTATTTCATGTGGTACTTTAGTCCGCAATGCATGCCGGAAAAGAGCCTGCAAGCAGTCTTTTTTGTCATTTCCATGTTTGGCATTGCTCATTGCTTACGCATATTATAAACAGCAGAAAAAAGAATTGTCAAGATTGATATAGGAAAAAAGTCTTGTTTTAAGAAAAAATAAATACTGGTGTCAAGAAAAAATGCTTGACACCTATTCTTTTTTATGATAATCTATGCAAGGTGCTGATGTGAGAGTACAGATTGGGATATAAAATGGAAGAAAAGATTGAACAGGCGTATCTCTATGATTTCTATGGAGAGCTTTTAAACGAACATCAGAGAAAGATATACGAGGATTTTGTGTTCAATGATCTCTCACTCGGTGAGATCGCAGATGAAGAGGGAATCAGCCGTCAGGGTGTACATGATATGGTAAAGAGATGTACGAAGACTCTGGAAGGATATGAGAGTAAACTTCATCTGATCGAGAAGTTCCAGACCGCAAGAGGTATGGTAACAAAGATTCATGCATTGACAAAAGAGTTCTATAAGAATCATGACGAGGCAGTATTAGAAGAGATCGAGCAGATCTCCAACCAGATATTAGAGGAGCTATAGATGGCATTTGACAGTTTATCCGAAAAACTCCAGAATGTATTTAAGAACCTGAGAAGCAAAGGTCGTTTGACAGAAGATGATGTGAAGGCTGCTTTAAAGGAAGTTAAGATGGCTCTTTTAGAGGCCGATGTCAATTTCAAAGTGGTCAAACAATTTGTAAAAGACGTGCAGGAGCGCGCGATCGGGCAGGACGTGATGAACGGACTGAATCCGGGACAGATGGTCATTAAGATCGTAAACGAAGAGATGGTTCGCCTGATGGGGTCTGAGACAACAGAAATCGCACTTCGTCCGGGCAAAGAACTGACGATCATTATGATGGCAGGTCTTCAGGGTGCCGGTAAAACGACCACAACAGCAAAGATTGCCGGAAAGTTAAAAGCCAAAGGCAAGAAGGTGCTGCTTGCCGCCTGTGATGTTTATCGCCCGGCAGCAATCGAACAGCTGCAGATCAATGGTGAAAAACAGGGTGTGGAAGTATTCTCCATGGGAGATAAGAACACTCCTGTAAATATTGCAAAGGCTGCGGTAGAGCATGCCACAAAGAATGATTTTAATGTGCTGATCATCGATACAGCAGGACGTCTTCATGTAGATGAAGACATGATGGCTGAATTGATTCAGATAAAAGAAAATGTTGCGGTATCACAGACAATATTAGTTGTTGATGCCATGACAGGACAGGATGCCGTTAATGTTGCGAAGACCTTCGATGAGAAGATCGGAATTGACGGTGTGGTACTTACCAAACTTGATGGTGACACCAGAGGTGGTGCGGCGCTTTCCATAAGGGCAGTGACCGGAAAACCGATTCTTTACGCAGGTATGGGAGAAAAACTTTCTGATTTAGAGCAGTTTTATCCTGACCGTATGGCATCAAGGATTCTTGGAATGGGTGATGTGCTGACTCTCATTGAGAAAGCACAGAGTGAAATCGACGAGGAAAAAGCCAAAAAGCTCGAAGAAAAGATGCGCAAGAATGAGTTTGACTTTGAGATGTATTTAGAATCTATGAGTCAGATGAAAAAAATGGGCGGTCTTTCCAGTATTCTTGGTATGATGCCGGGACTTGGCGGTGGCAAGATGCCTGAGATTGACGAGGGAGCGGCTGAAAAGAATATGGCGCGTACCGAGGCGATCATCTTTTCGATGACAGTCGAGGAGAGACAGAACCCTTCATTGCTCAATCCGAGCAGAAAGCGTAGGATCGCACAGGGAGCAGGCGTTGATATTGCGGAAGTAAACCGTCTTGTAAAGCAGTTTGACCAGGCAAAGAAAATGATGAAACAGATGCCTGGCATGATGAAAAAAGGTAAAAAGGGAATGTTTAAAGGACTTCCTTTTTAATAAATGAACAGCAAAAATTTAAGGAGGTGAAAGTAATGGCAGTAAAGATCAGATTAAGAAGAATGGGACAGAAGAAAGCACCTTTCTATCGTATCGTAGTTTCTGATTCCAGATCCCCGAGAGATGGAAAGTTCATCGAAGAGATTGGAACATATGATCCGACTAAAGATCCAAGCGAGTATCATGTAAATGAGGACTTAGCAAAGAAATGGTTAGCAAACGGAGCTCAGCCAACAGATACCGTAGCAAGAATTTTCAAAAATGCTGGTATTGAGAAATAGGATCAGTGAGGTGGACCTATGAAAGAATTAGTAGAAGTAATTGCCAAGGCACTTGTTGATTGCCCGGATGAAGTTGTTGTAACTGAGACCGAGAATGAAAAAGCGATCGTATTAGAGTTGCGCGTTGCACAGTCTGATATGGGTAAGGTAATCGGCAAACAGGGACGTATTGCGAAAGCGATCCGTTCTGTTGTAAAGGCTGCTGCCTCAAAAGAAGAGAAAAAAGTGATTGTGGAGATTATGCAGTAATCTTCACAGTAAACCGGCGTGATCATGAACATGGTGCAGCCGGTTTTTTTTCTATCAGGGAAGGAAGAGAGGGAATAAGAATGAGAGGTATTGCAAAAAAGTGTTGTATATTTTTAATGACATTCCTGTTAGCTATACAGATGCCGGTAATGGCAAGTGCTGCTGAAAGATTAACGGACACAGGGAATGATACCGTATTTATCGAAGAAAATGTGCTGGATGGGACAGAAGGCATCGTAAATGAATCCTATAAAGGTGCTTATACAAAAATGCGTTTTAGCGGAAAACTCACGCAGGTATATTGCCCGAAAAACAAAAGGACATACGTATATAAAGTAGGAAATATGCCGTCAAACGGAAGAATCACAAAAGTGAGCAGCTCAAATGGAAAAGTGGCAAAGATTGCCATAGGTGACAATAATGTCCGGATCAAACCATTAAAGGCTGGAACCTCAACAATCAAAGTGACGGTAAAAACAGGCAGGTTATTGACAACTTTTACGTCAAAACTGACTGTTTATAAATGGAGCAATCCGGCTGCAAGTTACAAAATTGGAAATAAACAATTAAAAAATCAGTTTAAAAATACAAATATTTATGATTACAAATCTGCAAATAATAAAACATTAAAGTTTGACGTGAAAGCGAAAACAGGATGGAAGATCACGTCATTTACTTATTATGATAAGAACTGGAAAAGTACGTCTTATCTGAATTCGGCAAAAAAGATCAAAGTACAAAAAGGCGGTTCCGTGCAGATTAATTTTACAAATCAGAAAACAGGTCTGGTCGAGAATGTTGTGATCAGGATTAAATGACAGAATGGAGGATTTATGGAGAGTTTACTTCAGGTAGGTGTTATTACAACGACACATGGTGTGCGTGGGGAAGTGAAAGTATTTCCGACCACAGATGATGCAGCACGCTTTAAAAAATTAAAACAGGTAATCTTAGACACTGGAAAAGAAAACCTTACACTCGAAATTGCCGGGGTAAAGTTCTTCAAAAATATGGTGATACTCAAATTCAAAGGATATGACAACATCAATGATGTGGAGAGGTTTCGAAAAAAAAGTTTGTATGTCACCAGGGAAAATGCGGTAAAGTTGAAGAAAAATGAGTATTTTATTGCAGATCTCATTGGACTTAAAGTAACATCGGATGAGGGCGAAGATTTAGGAGAACTGACGGATGTGCTGCAGACAGGTGCAAATGATGTCTATGTAATCAGCAAAGAAGGTGCAGATGATATTTTACTTCCTGCGATCAGAGACTGTGTAAAACAGGTGGATATCGAAGGTGGTACGATGCAGGTTCACCTGCTTGATGGATTAAGAGACTTAAACAGCAGGCGGGAGGAAGCATGAATTTTTACATTTTGACATTGTTTCCGGATATGGTCATGCAGGGATTAAACACCAGTATTATCGG
The Roseburia rectibacter DNA segment above includes these coding regions:
- a CDS encoding KH domain-containing protein, with the protein product MKELVEVIAKALVDCPDEVVVTETENEKAIVLELRVAQSDMGKVIGKQGRIAKAIRSVVKAAASKEEKKVIVEIMQ
- the rimM gene encoding ribosome maturation factor RimM (Essential for efficient processing of 16S rRNA), giving the protein MESLLQVGVITTTHGVRGEVKVFPTTDDAARFKKLKQVILDTGKENLTLEIAGVKFFKNMVILKFKGYDNINDVERFRKKSLYVTRENAVKLKKNEYFIADLIGLKVTSDEGEDLGELTDVLQTGANDVYVISKEGADDILLPAIRDCVKQVDIEGGTMQVHLLDGLRDLNSRREEA